From the Maioricimonas rarisocia genome, one window contains:
- a CDS encoding elongation factor G, which yields MPRHQVDDIRNVALVGHGAVGKTTLADLMLFKTGKNSRAGSVDDGTSLFDTEEDEKERKHSITAAVGHFDHDGRHVNLVDTPGMPDFVGHLIGALRGVETAALCVSAPSGIEVNTRKSFQYAGEEGLARFVVFNKLDGDNIDFPALVESLREMFGPACALMNVPVGVGSDFSGVVSSIDVPGEVPAGAVMDPAAAGQQVIDAAVEADEDLMERYLEGEELTGEELSGAISKAIIAGTLIPVFCTSAKEDIGVQELLDGLARYAPSPADMKRTATREGDTFRIEPKADGPLIAQVFKTRIDPFVAKMSFLRVFSGSLHKDQSVQDSRTGRSIKISQLLEVQGGQSEAVSDAGPGDIVAVVKIDELKTGDTLTDGAQGVELTPIPFPRPMIGLAVEPKTQADQTKISGALHKIEEEDPTFVVRRDAQTKEMVINGMSELHLQLIQNRLHAREKVDIITHQPKVPYRETVSGSAEGSYRHKKQSGGSGQFAEVHFRISSCPQDIDPDEYFTKSRFESMRSFHYDPELNYCFVDRVTGGSVPNQFIPAVEKGIRERMEQGVIAGNQVQDVVVELFFGKDHPVDSNETAFKMAASMCFREIFQKARPTLLEPIVEMEITVPGDKIGDVTSDLNSRRGRMEGMDEAPGGFSIIRAKAPLAEVMTYARGLSSMTGGQGSFTLEFSHYEMVPPNEQAKIVAAAKSDEEEH from the coding sequence ATGCCCAGACATCAGGTCGATGACATCCGGAATGTGGCGCTGGTTGGTCATGGTGCGGTCGGCAAAACAACGTTAGCCGACCTGATGTTGTTCAAAACGGGAAAGAACTCGCGAGCCGGGTCCGTGGACGACGGCACCAGTCTGTTCGATACCGAAGAAGACGAGAAGGAACGCAAGCACTCGATTACCGCCGCGGTGGGACATTTCGACCACGACGGACGTCACGTCAACCTCGTCGATACGCCCGGCATGCCGGACTTTGTCGGCCATCTCATCGGTGCGTTGCGCGGTGTCGAAACCGCAGCTCTTTGCGTCAGTGCTCCGTCGGGGATTGAAGTCAACACCCGCAAGAGCTTCCAGTACGCGGGCGAGGAAGGACTGGCCCGGTTCGTCGTCTTCAACAAACTCGATGGCGACAACATCGACTTCCCTGCCCTGGTCGAATCGTTGCGGGAAATGTTCGGGCCGGCCTGCGCGTTGATGAACGTGCCGGTCGGCGTCGGTAGCGATTTCAGCGGTGTTGTCAGTTCCATCGATGTTCCCGGCGAGGTCCCCGCCGGAGCCGTGATGGATCCGGCAGCAGCAGGTCAGCAGGTGATCGATGCGGCCGTCGAGGCTGATGAAGACCTGATGGAGCGGTACCTCGAAGGAGAGGAACTGACCGGCGAAGAACTGTCGGGTGCGATCTCCAAGGCGATCATCGCCGGCACGTTGATCCCCGTCTTCTGCACCAGCGCCAAGGAGGACATTGGTGTTCAGGAACTGCTGGACGGCCTGGCCCGATACGCTCCGTCGCCGGCGGACATGAAGCGGACCGCGACTCGCGAAGGAGACACCTTCCGGATCGAACCGAAAGCGGACGGCCCGCTGATTGCCCAGGTGTTCAAGACCCGCATCGATCCCTTCGTCGCCAAGATGAGCTTCCTGCGAGTGTTCAGCGGTTCGCTGCACAAGGACCAAAGTGTCCAGGACAGCCGGACGGGCCGATCGATCAAGATTTCCCAGCTTCTGGAAGTTCAGGGGGGACAGTCCGAAGCCGTTTCGGACGCGGGTCCCGGGGACATCGTTGCCGTCGTGAAGATCGACGAACTGAAGACCGGTGACACGCTGACGGACGGTGCCCAGGGCGTGGAGCTGACGCCGATCCCGTTCCCGAGACCGATGATCGGTCTGGCCGTCGAACCGAAGACTCAGGCCGACCAGACGAAGATCTCCGGAGCCCTGCACAAGATCGAGGAAGAGGATCCGACCTTCGTCGTGCGACGCGATGCGCAGACCAAAGAAATGGTCATCAACGGGATGAGCGAACTGCATCTGCAGCTCATCCAGAACCGGCTGCACGCACGAGAAAAGGTGGACATCATCACCCACCAGCCGAAGGTTCCCTACCGCGAAACGGTCAGCGGGTCGGCCGAGGGAAGCTATCGGCACAAAAAGCAGTCGGGCGGATCCGGTCAGTTCGCGGAGGTCCACTTCCGCATTTCTTCCTGCCCGCAGGACATCGATCCGGACGAGTACTTCACCAAGAGCCGCTTCGAGAGCATGCGGTCATTCCATTACGACCCCGAGCTCAACTACTGCTTCGTCGACAGGGTCACGGGCGGATCGGTCCCCAACCAGTTCATTCCGGCTGTCGAGAAGGGCATCCGCGAACGGATGGAGCAGGGAGTGATCGCCGGCAACCAGGTGCAGGACGTGGTTGTCGAACTGTTTTTCGGCAAGGATCACCCGGTCGACAGTAACGAAACCGCCTTCAAGATGGCGGCCAGCATGTGCTTCCGGGAAATCTTCCAGAAGGCACGGCCAACACTGCTCGAACCGATCGTCGAGATGGAGATCACCGTTCCGGGCGACAAGATCGGCGACGTCACCAGCGACCTGAATTCGCGGCGCGGTCGCATGGAAGGAATGGACGAGGCCCCCGGCGGGTTCTCGATCATCCGGGCGAAGGCTCCGCTCGCGGAAGTCATGACGTATGCCCGCGGGCTCTCGAGTATGACCGGTGGCCAGGGTTCCTTCACCCTGGAATTCAGCCACTACGAGATGGTGCCTCCCAACGAGCAGGCCAAGATCGTCGCTGCCGCGAAGTCCGACGAAGAGGAGCACTAA
- a CDS encoding GntP family permease, whose amino-acid sequence MHPLLILAVGVATVIGMILVLRINAFMALITAAILVSLLAPGELADKISRVAEAFGESAGKIGIVIALAAVIGECMMRSGAADRIVQAFLRLLGVKQASVALLGSGFVLAVPVFFDTVFYLLVPLARSLYRRTGQNYLLYLLAIAAGGAITHTLVPPTPGPLVMADQLGIDIGAMIIAGAAVALPAAIVGVLLAHVFDRLVPVPFREVRTGPEMRALDDHELPPLSLSVLPVVLPVLLISANTVVGTLMKQTTEPSSLARLEEISQWTAVIGNPNLALLISTAVAMWLLWRQQRPTLTKMSEMVETSLMSGGAIILITAGGGAFGAMLKVAQIGPAIEGYFSGSGGAASGLTFMLLGYLIAVLLKVAQGSSTVAMITASSMLAATIAGGVDLGYHPVYLATAIGAGSLMGSWMNDSGFWIFAKMGGLTEAEALKSWTPMLAAMSLVSLGTSIVLAITVPMV is encoded by the coding sequence GTGCATCCGCTTCTGATTCTCGCGGTCGGTGTGGCGACCGTTATCGGCATGATCCTTGTCCTGCGTATCAATGCGTTTATGGCGTTGATCACTGCGGCGATTCTGGTCAGTTTACTCGCTCCCGGAGAACTGGCCGACAAGATCAGCCGCGTTGCGGAAGCCTTCGGTGAGTCGGCCGGCAAGATCGGCATCGTGATTGCACTGGCTGCCGTCATCGGGGAATGCATGATGCGCAGCGGGGCCGCCGACCGGATCGTCCAGGCGTTCCTGCGGCTGCTGGGCGTCAAACAGGCTTCGGTGGCCCTGCTCGGCTCGGGGTTTGTGCTGGCGGTCCCGGTCTTCTTCGACACGGTGTTCTATCTGCTGGTGCCGCTGGCCCGCTCGTTGTACCGACGGACCGGACAGAACTATCTGCTGTACCTGCTGGCAATTGCGGCCGGAGGCGCGATTACGCACACGCTGGTTCCGCCGACGCCCGGTCCTCTGGTGATGGCCGACCAGCTGGGGATCGACATTGGGGCGATGATCATTGCCGGTGCCGCGGTGGCCCTGCCGGCCGCAATCGTCGGCGTGCTGCTGGCGCACGTTTTCGACCGGTTGGTTCCGGTGCCGTTTCGCGAAGTCAGGACCGGTCCTGAAATGCGGGCGCTGGACGATCACGAGCTGCCGCCGCTCTCGTTGTCGGTGCTGCCCGTCGTGCTGCCGGTGTTGCTGATCTCGGCCAACACCGTCGTGGGCACATTGATGAAGCAGACAACCGAACCCTCGTCGCTGGCTCGACTGGAAGAGATTTCGCAATGGACGGCCGTGATCGGTAACCCCAACCTCGCGCTGCTGATTTCGACAGCCGTGGCGATGTGGCTGCTGTGGCGTCAACAGCGACCGACGCTGACGAAGATGAGCGAGATGGTCGAAACCTCCCTGATGAGCGGCGGGGCCATCATCCTCATTACCGCCGGCGGCGGCGCGTTTGGCGCGATGCTCAAGGTGGCCCAGATCGGACCGGCCATCGAAGGGTACTTTTCCGGCAGCGGCGGGGCGGCCTCGGGACTGACGTTCATGCTGCTCGGCTACCTGATTGCGGTGCTGCTCAAGGTGGCGCAGGGATCGAGCACCGTGGCCATGATCACCGCCTCGAGCATGCTGGCTGCGACGATTGCAGGTGGTGTGGACCTCGGCTACCACCCGGTCTATCTCGCCACCGCCATCGGTGCCGGGTCGCTGATGGGGTCCTGGATGAACGACAGCGGCTTCTGGATCTTCGCGAAGATGGGGGGACTGACCGAAGCCGAAGCCCTCAAGTCATGGACGCCCATGCTGGCCGCAATGAGCCTGGTCAGTCTCGGCACGTCGATCGTGCTGGCGATCACGGTGCCGATGGTCTGA
- a CDS encoding AAA family ATPase — MNQSPESYDDERRVVQMLREGRDRINSELAKVIIGQTDVIEQVMVALFAGGHCLITGAPGLAKTLLVKSIAQIFHLKFQRIQFTPDLMPADITGTEILEEIGEGRRKMVFVKGPVFANVILADEINRTPPKTQAALLEAMQEHQVTAAGERYPLEEPFFVLATQNPIEMEGTYPLPEAQLDRFMLNVVIDYLPREDEVSVVEQTTSRQPTKIEPLFSGEDVMAFHEVVRKVPIAREIVQYAVNLASASRPGQEGTPDFINEWVSWGAGTRASQFLVLGAKARALLAGRAHVTLDDVRSLAQPVLRHRVLVNYRAEAEGVTVENVIDRLLEAVPRP, encoded by the coding sequence ATGAATCAGTCTCCCGAGTCGTATGACGACGAACGTCGCGTGGTCCAGATGCTGCGGGAAGGCCGCGATCGGATCAATTCCGAACTGGCCAAGGTCATCATCGGCCAGACCGACGTCATCGAACAGGTGATGGTCGCGCTGTTTGCCGGCGGCCACTGCCTGATCACCGGAGCTCCCGGGCTGGCCAAGACGCTGCTCGTCAAATCGATCGCCCAGATCTTCCACCTCAAGTTCCAGCGAATCCAGTTCACGCCCGATCTCATGCCGGCCGACATCACCGGCACCGAGATTCTCGAAGAGATCGGCGAGGGCCGCCGCAAGATGGTCTTCGTCAAGGGCCCAGTCTTCGCCAACGTGATTCTCGCCGACGAGATCAACCGCACGCCTCCCAAGACGCAGGCGGCTCTGCTCGAAGCGATGCAGGAGCATCAGGTGACGGCAGCGGGCGAGCGGTATCCGCTGGAAGAGCCGTTCTTCGTTCTGGCGACACAGAACCCGATCGAAATGGAGGGAACGTACCCGCTTCCCGAAGCCCAGCTCGACCGGTTCATGCTCAACGTCGTGATCGATTACCTGCCCCGCGAAGACGAAGTGTCGGTCGTCGAGCAGACGACGTCCCGCCAGCCGACGAAGATCGAGCCGCTGTTTTCCGGCGAGGACGTCATGGCCTTTCATGAGGTCGTCCGCAAGGTGCCGATTGCCCGCGAGATCGTGCAGTACGCCGTCAACCTGGCCTCGGCGTCCCGTCCCGGACAGGAAGGAACGCCGGACTTCATCAATGAGTGGGTAAGCTGGGGAGCCGGAACGCGCGCTTCGCAGTTTCTCGTGCTCGGAGCCAAGGCCCGCGCCCTGCTGGCCGGACGGGCCCATGTGACGCTCGACGACGTGCGGTCGCTGGCTCAGCCGGTGCTGCGGCACCGCGTGCTGGTGAACTACCGGGCGGAAGCGGAGGGGGTCACCGTCGAGAACGTGATCGACCGCCTGCTCGAGGCGGTTCCCCGCCCCTGA